One window of the Zea mays cultivar B73 chromosome 3, Zm-B73-REFERENCE-NAM-5.0, whole genome shotgun sequence genome contains the following:
- the LOC100284569 gene encoding metal tolerance protein C3 (The RefSeq protein has 2 substitutions compared to this genomic sequence) — protein sequence MGDDDDHNEGLRAGPTASWRLNVSDFHMPERPKEPPFVARVFLRSHGKQRKIAKYYKKQENLLKDFSEMETMNEMGGLDQNAPTEEEQKQLAKSERFAINLSNAVNLVLFVTKVVASVESASMAVIASTLDSLLDLLSGFILWFTAYKMKKPNKYNYPIGKRRMQPVGIIVFASVMGTLGFQVLIESGRQLITQEHADFKFKQELWMVISMSSVAVVKFFLMLYCRTFKNEIVRAYAQDHFFDVITNSVGLVSALLAVRYKWWMDPVGAILIALYTITTWARTVLENVGTLIGKSAPAEYLTKLTYLIWNHHEEIQHIDTVRAYTFGTHYFVEVDIVLSGDMPLSQAHDIGESLQEKLEQLPEVERAFVHVDFEFTHRPEHKAEV from the exons AtgggcgacgacgacgaccacaATGAGGGGCTGAGGGCGGGGCCGACGGCGTCGTGGCGGCTCAACGTCAGCGACTTCCACATGCCGGAGCGGCCCAAGGAGCCGCCCTTCGTCGCCAGGGTCTTCCTCCGCAGCCACG GGAAGCAGAGGAAGATCGCGAAGTACTACAAGAAACAAGAGAATCTACTGAAGGATTTCAGCGAAATGGAGACCATGAACGAAATGGGTGGCCTAGATCAGAATGCTCCTACCGAG GAAGAGCAGAAGCAGTTGGCGAAGAGCGAGAGGTTTGCCATCAACCTGTCGAATGCAGTCAACCTGGTCCTCTTCGTAACAAAAGTCGTCGCTTCAGTCGAAAGCGCGTCCATGGCGGTTATAGCGTCGACGCTGGACTCTCTGTTGGACCTGCTGTCAGGGTTCATACTTTGGTTCACTGCGTACAAGATGAAAAAGCCGAACAAGTACAACTATCCAATTGGAAAGAGGCGCATGCAGCCAGTG GGAATAATAGTTTTCGCATCAGTGATGGGCACACTTGGCTTCCAAGTGCTGATCGAATCAGGGCGCCAGCTCATAACTCAG GAGCACGCGGATTTCAAGTTCAAGCAAGAGCTGTGGATGGTCATTAGCATGTCCTCTGTTGCGGTCGTGAAGTTCTTCCTCATGCTCTACTGCAGAACGTTCAAGAATGAGATCGTGAGGGCCTACGCCCAGGACCATTTCTTCGACGTAATCACAAACTCGGTCGGCCTGGTCTCGGCGCTGCTCGCTGTCCGGTTCAAATGGTGGATGGACCCTGTTGGCGCCATACTG ATCGCGTTGTACACGATCACGACGTGGGCGCGAACAGTGCTGGAGAACGTAGGCACACTGATAGGCAAGTCGGCGCCGGCAGAGTACCTGACGAAGCTCACGTACTTGATCTGGAACCACCATGAGGAGATCCAGCACATCGACACGGTGCGAGCCTACACCTTCGGCACGCACTACTTCGTCGAGGTGGACATCGTTCTCTCGGGCGACATGCCGCTGAGTCAGGCACATGACATCGGCGAGTCGCTGCAGGAGAAGCTGGAGCAGCTGACCGAGGTCGAGCGCGCCTTCGTCCATGTGGATTTCGAGTTCACGCACCGGCCCGAGCACAAGGCCGAGGTCTGA
- the LOC100284569 gene encoding metal tolerance protein C3 isoform X1, producing the protein MGSPHHGHGVDGGGRSDDEEGDAGSWRLRMDSGFSVPDRFHRQPPFYARIFGGSHGKQRKIAKYYKKQENLLKDFSEMETMNEMGGLDQNAPTEEEQKQLAKSERFAINLSNAVNLVLFVTKVVASVESASMAVIASTLDSLLDLLSGFILWFTAYKMKKPNKYNYPIGKRRMQPVGIIVFASVMGTLGFQVLIESGRQLITQEHADFKFKQELWMVISMSSVAVVKFFLMLYCRTFKNEIVRAYAQDHFFDVITNSVGLVSALLAVRFKWWMDPVGAILIALYTITTWARTVLENVGTLIGKSAPAEYLTKLTYLIWNHHEEIQHIDTVRAYTFGTHYFVEVDIVLSGDMPLSQAHDIGESLQEKLEQLTEVERAFVHVDFEFTHRPEHKAEV; encoded by the exons ATGGGGAGCCCGCACCATGGACACGGCGTTGACGGTGGCGGCCGCAGCGACGACGAGGAGGGCGACGCCGGGTCGTGGCGGCTGCGCATGGACAGCGGCTTCAGCGTCCCGGACCGGTTCCACCGCCAGCCGCCCTTCTACGCCAGGATCTTCGGCGGCTCGCACG GGAAGCAGAGGAAGATCGCGAAGTACTACAAGAAACAAGAGAATCTACTGAAGGATTTCAGCGAAATGGAGACCATGAACGAAATGGGTGGCCTAGATCAGAATGCTCCTACCGAG GAAGAGCAGAAGCAGTTGGCGAAGAGCGAGAGGTTTGCCATCAACCTGTCGAATGCAGTCAACCTGGTCCTCTTCGTAACAAAAGTCGTCGCTTCAGTCGAAAGCGCGTCCATGGCGGTTATAGCGTCGACGCTGGACTCTCTGTTGGACCTGCTGTCAGGGTTCATACTTTGGTTCACTGCGTACAAGATGAAAAAGCCGAACAAGTACAACTATCCAATTGGAAAGAGGCGCATGCAGCCAGTG GGAATAATAGTTTTCGCATCAGTGATGGGCACACTTGGCTTCCAAGTGCTGATCGAATCAGGGCGCCAGCTCATAACTCAG GAGCACGCGGATTTCAAGTTCAAGCAAGAGCTGTGGATGGTCATTAGCATGTCCTCTGTTGCGGTCGTGAAGTTCTTCCTCATGCTCTACTGCAGAACGTTCAAGAATGAGATCGTGAGGGCCTACGCCCAGGACCATTTCTTCGACGTAATCACAAACTCGGTCGGCCTGGTCTCGGCGCTGCTCGCTGTCCGGTTCAAATGGTGGATGGACCCTGTTGGCGCCATACTG ATCGCGTTGTACACGATCACGACGTGGGCGCGAACAGTGCTGGAGAACGTAGGCACACTGATAGGCAAGTCGGCGCCGGCAGAGTACCTGACGAAGCTCACGTACTTGATCTGGAACCACCATGAGGAGATCCAGCACATCGACACGGTGCGAGCCTACACCTTCGGCACGCACTACTTCGTCGAGGTGGACATCGTTCTCTCGGGCGACATGCCGCTGAGTCAGGCACATGACATCGGCGAGTCGCTGCAGGAGAAGCTGGAGCAGCTGACCGAGGTCGAGCGCGCCTTCGTCCATGTGGATTTCGAGTTCACGCACCGGCCCGAGCACAAGGCCGAGGTCTGA